The Cyclobacteriaceae bacterium DNA segment CGTTTCGTGCATTTGTTGGTGATAAACTCCCCCCCTCTCAGCGCACCACTGGTTTTGCCATGCAGAGTTTCTTCATTGGAGTAGGTGCTATCATCGCCTCGTTTCTTCCCTGGATATTCACCAATTGGTTTGATATTTCAAATGTTTCAGACGAACCCGGGGTAATACCTGACTCTGTAAAATATTCATTCTACCTCGGAGCGTTTATGTTGTTTGCCACGGTAATGTGGACCGTATTCAGCTCTACTGAATATCCTCCGGAACCAGGGGATGAAGAAAAACTAAAAAACAGAGAAAGAAGAAAAATTGAAAATGAAGCATTTTACTATTCAAAATTCCTGAGGATAGGATCCGTATTGCTTGTTCTCGCTATCGTAATTGGATTGATTGTTTACTTTCTGAAAATAGAGAAAGAACTCTATGTACTTTCTCTTGGTTTGGGAATTTTTGGAATTGTTCATCTTCTGGCTACGCTTTATATAAAACAAGGAAGATCCTATCTCGGGCTCGTAAATATTGTCAAAGATTTCAACTCGATGCCAAAAACCATGGTGCAGTTGGCCTACGTACAATTTTTTTCCTGGTTCGCATTATTTGCCATGTGGATTTACACCACATCGGCTGTAACAAGCCATATCTATAATTCAACAGACCCAACAACTGAAGCATATAACGAAGGCGCAAGTATGGTGGGCAATCTCTTTGGGGTATACAATGGCATTGCAGCATTAGCTGCACTTTTACTACCCGTACTAGCAAAATACACCAGCAGACGAATGACACACTTAATTGCCTTGTTTTGCGGTGGCTTTGGTTTAATCTCATTTTACTTAATCAGCGATCCATTCTGGCTGTGGTTTTCCATGATCGGCATCGGTATTGCCTGGGCCAGCATTCTGTCTATTCCATACGCCATGCTTTCGGGTTCGCTGCCAGCAGAAAAAATGGGCTACTACATGGGGGTGTTCAATTTCTTCATCGTTATTCCACAAATTGTTGCGGGTACCATATTGGGCTTTATGCTGACACATTTCTTTAACGGACAAACCATTTACATACTTGTAACGGGAGGTGTTTCCATGATTATTGCCGGTTTATTAAATTTAATGGTTGATGACCGTGATGAAGTAATCATAAAACAACAGGCATGAGGTTTTTCCTATGTGTTAGCATTTGGTTTGTTGCAATCGTCCTGCATGCACAGGATTATTCGCACCTGCAAACAACACTCACTTCTTTATCCTCAGCCGATTCGACAACTCGCGAAAACACCTGGCAAGAATTGATCAAGTCAAATCAAATTCCGCTTACGCTTGCCGATTCAGTCCTATTCCTTTATCGGGGTGAAGCAAAAACCGTAGCCTGGATGGGCGACTTCAACGGCTGGGGGTACGACAAAGAATTTAAAAATCAAGGCACGCAAATTCCCGGTAGCGACATCTGGTATTTAAAAACTTCTTTTCCGAAGGATGCACGGCTGGATTATAAAATCCTGATCAACGGTACCGATTGGATTGTTGATCCAAATAATCCAAATCAACAATGGTCGGGTGTGGGCGGTGGAAGCCCAAACTCTGAGCTGCGCATGCCTGAATGGAAGGCTGATCCCATCATGATTCCCCGTGAAAATATTGCCCGCGGAACCTTGGAAAAAGATATCCTCTTCAACAGCAAAACACTGGGCTACCAGGTTACCTACTCCATCTACTATCCTGCCCACTACAATCAAGATACCGTATACCCGGTATTGTATGTAACCGATGGTTATGAATACCTGCATGAACGATTGGGCAATATGAAGGTGATTCTGGATAACCTGATTGCCGATGAGAGAATCAAACCCCTCGTTGTCATTTTTATTGACCATCGCGAGCCGGTTAATCGTTCGAACAACCGCAGGATGATGGAGCTGGCTATGAACAGCCGCTACCTGAATTTTATTGCTGATGAATTTATTGCTGAAATCGAAAAACAACACACCATCTCCAAAGCTCGTGCCGACCGCGCTATTTTGGGCAGTTCAATGGGTGGACTAACCGCTGCTTACTTCGCCTTTTCGCGACCAGAGGTATTTGGGATGGCCGGTATCCAATCCCCTGCATTCTGGTTTAAACCCGACATCTATAGCTTGTGCGATAATCCGGAAAATCCTCCCGTAAAGGTTTTTATGACTACCGGCACCATTAAAGACGCAGAAGAAGGAGCCCGGAAAATGAAAGCCATTCTCGAGAAAAATACCTGCACCTATCAGTATTTCGAAACCAATCAAGGGCACTCCTGGGGTAATTTCCGCGATAGCATTGACGATATCCTCCTGTATTTCTTCCCAGCAGGTTCGTAAATTCAGGCACTCAATTTGTAGATTGCATAAAAAAACTGAACCATGCGTAATCTATGCATCCTTGTTTTTATTGTCCTGATTCTGTCTGCTTGCTCATCGGGCAAGAAAGCCTATGAGCGTGGCAACTACTATGAAGCTGTAATGCAGGCTATTGGTCGTTTACGCCAAAATCCCGACCATAAGAAGTCGATGGAAACCCTGCGGAGCAGCTATCCCCTGGCAGTAGAATGGCTTGAAACCGATGCCAAGAACCAGATTGCCTCTAACTCAAATACCAAATGGAAAGGCGCCTTGGTTTCCTATGAGCGAATCAATAACATGTACGAGGCTATCCGCCAATCACCGGGCGCCTTAAAAGTGGTTCCGAACCCGAAAAACTTTTACAATGAAATGGCACCTTTGAAAGAGAAGGCCGCAGAAGAACTTTACAATTCGGGTATTGATGCCTTGATGAAAGGAACGCGCGAAGATGCCAAACGCGCCTTTTACAACTTCAGTGAAGCCAACGCCTATGTTCCAGGCTTTAAAGATGTAGTAGAGTATTTGGAAAAGTCAAAATTTGAAGCCACCACCTTTGTTATTCTTGAACAAGTTGCCATCCCCACCCGCTACAACCTGAGTGGTGGATTCTTTCAGGATAAGGTTGAAGAATATGTAAACCGTAATTATCCAGATCAGGGATTTGTTAAATTCTATACACCACAGGGAGCACAGAATATTCAGTTGCCACGAGTAGATCAAATTATGCGTCTTCAATTCGATGACTTCAGTGTCGGCAACACAACCGTACGCGAAAAGGAAGAAACCGTGAAGAAGGATAGTGTTAAAGTTGGTGAAGCTAAGATTGATGGAAAAACCGTTCCGGTCTACAATACCGTAACTGCAAAACTGATCACGGTAAGAAAGGAGGTTGTTTCAGAAGGACTGTTAAGTATGATTGTGGTTGATGCGAAATCCAACGCGGTACTGACCCACCGCAAATTTCCGGGCCGTTACGAATGGTTTACCACTTGGGGAAGGTTCAATGGTGATGAGCGTGCCTTAACTTCTCAACAATTGGAAATGTGTAAGCGAAGAGAAATTCAGCCGCCCGATCCGCAGGCTATGTTCCTCGCTTTTGCCGGCCCGATTTATGATCAACTTACGCCTGCTATCCGTTCATTCTATCAGCAGTACAACTAAACCCAGTTGTAATCTAACCGACAAACCCTTGATCTGACCAAAACTATTTTGGTCAGATCAAGGTTAAAACATCATGAAACATTTCATGACCATTTTGCTGCTCATTGGTTTAACAACCAGTTATGCCCAGCAGACTAAATCAACACCATCCAACATGACAAACAAATTAGCGATAGCCACCTTTGGCGGGGGCTGCTTCTGGTGTACAGAGGCTGTATTTCAGCGCGTAAAAGGAGTAGAAAAAGTAGTATCCGGATATGCCGGGGGTAAAGTGAAAAACCCTACTTACAAAGAGGTAACTTCCGGACTTACCGGGCATGCCGAAGTGATTCAAATAACCTATAATCCCACCTTGATCACGTATCCGGAACTGCTTGAAATATTCTGGGGCACACACGACCCCACTACCCTAAACCGGCAAGGTGCCGATGTGGGAACCCAGTACCGTTCAGTCATATTCTACCATTCTGCTGAGCAAAAGGAACTGGCCAGCGCCTACAAGCACAAATTGGATGCTTCCGGGGCATTTGACCGTCCAATTGTCACCGAAATAAGCCAGGCAGGGGATTTTTACCCGGCTGAAGACTACCACCAAAATTATTTTAACCTGAATGGCAATGCGCCATACTGCACCTACGTTATACAGCCCAAGCTGGAAAAATTCAAAAAAGTGTTCAGCGAAAAGCTTAAACAGTAATACCACCACTTATCCGAAAATTTTTACTTTCATTAAAAAACAATGTAACCTTTACCATGTTAAATCGTTAAGCCAATTGAGTAGAGTAATTCTTCTCATAGGTTTAGGTTTAGGTAAACAAAAAAGTCCCGGGGCGCGGGACTTTTTTGCTTTTATAGGGTTTTATAAACCCACCAGATTAAAATCTTCTAATCTTCTCAGGCCTCCACGGAAATTTCCATGATGCGTACAATCTCTCCGTTGTGATTCTTTACAGGTGAAAAGTATGAACGTACATTAATCACCTCGCCTTTACGGGTAAGGCGCTTATAAATACCCTTACGGGATTTGCCCGCCTCGAGGTCACGCCAGAACTGGCGATACTCTTCGCTGCTCTTGTCTTCTTTGGTAGCAAATATTCTGTGGTGCTCACCCATCACTTCAGTCTGGCTGTAGCCAAGCATGCTTAAGTAGTTGGTGTTGATCTTGGTCAGCTTTCCTTCTACATCGTAATCGGCCATAGCCAAAGCGCTGTTCAACGCCTGCATGGTGCCTTCTGTTTCCGATTGGTTGCGTTGCATTTCTTCCTGCGTGGCCTGCAACTCCTCCATATTCTGGCGCATCTCTTCTTCTTGTGCGCGCATTTGTTCCGTCATCTCCTGCGACTCTTCCAACAAACGCTGTGTACGGGCGTTGATCTTAACAGAAGAAATGGTTGAGGCGATGCTCTCTGCTATCTTCTGTACAAACTCCATTTCAAAATCGGCAAAAGTATTGAAGGAAGCGATTTCAACTACACCAAAAATCTGATCATTAACTTTCAACGGCACAATAAGCACTGAGGTAGGGTTTGCATCACCCAAACCAGAACTGATCTTGATATAATTTTGAGGAACTT contains these protein-coding regions:
- the msrA gene encoding peptide-methionine (S)-S-oxide reductase MsrA, with product MKHFMTILLLIGLTTSYAQQTKSTPSNMTNKLAIATFGGGCFWCTEAVFQRVKGVEKVVSGYAGGKVKNPTYKEVTSGLTGHAEVIQITYNPTLITYPELLEIFWGTHDPTTLNRQGADVGTQYRSVIFYHSAEQKELASAYKHKLDASGAFDRPIVTEISQAGDFYPAEDYHQNYFNLNGNAPYCTYVIQPKLEKFKKVFSEKLKQ
- a CDS encoding MFS transporter, which codes for MSSTTIARPRLSFWQIWNMSFGFMGIQFGFALQNANTSRIFETLGSDPSNLALYWLAAPITGLIVQPIIGYYSDRTWHAKWGRRRPFFAIGAILASVALCIMPNSSALWMAVGVLWIMDASINISMEPFRAFVGDKLPPSQRTTGFAMQSFFIGVGAIIASFLPWIFTNWFDISNVSDEPGVIPDSVKYSFYLGAFMLFATVMWTVFSSTEYPPEPGDEEKLKNRERRKIENEAFYYSKFLRIGSVLLVLAIVIGLIVYFLKIEKELYVLSLGLGIFGIVHLLATLYIKQGRSYLGLVNIVKDFNSMPKTMVQLAYVQFFSWFALFAMWIYTTSAVTSHIYNSTDPTTEAYNEGASMVGNLFGVYNGIAALAALLLPVLAKYTSRRMTHLIALFCGGFGLISFYLISDPFWLWFSMIGIGIAWASILSIPYAMLSGSLPAEKMGYYMGVFNFFIVIPQIVAGTILGFMLTHFFNGQTIYILVTGGVSMIIAGLLNLMVDDRDEVIIKQQA
- a CDS encoding alpha/beta hydrolase-fold protein, with product MRFFLCVSIWFVAIVLHAQDYSHLQTTLTSLSSADSTTRENTWQELIKSNQIPLTLADSVLFLYRGEAKTVAWMGDFNGWGYDKEFKNQGTQIPGSDIWYLKTSFPKDARLDYKILINGTDWIVDPNNPNQQWSGVGGGSPNSELRMPEWKADPIMIPRENIARGTLEKDILFNSKTLGYQVTYSIYYPAHYNQDTVYPVLYVTDGYEYLHERLGNMKVILDNLIADERIKPLVVIFIDHREPVNRSNNRRMMELAMNSRYLNFIADEFIAEIEKQHTISKARADRAILGSSMGGLTAAYFAFSRPEVFGMAGIQSPAFWFKPDIYSLCDNPENPPVKVFMTTGTIKDAEEGARKMKAILEKNTCTYQYFETNQGHSWGNFRDSIDDILLYFFPAGS